Part of the Methylomonas rapida genome is shown below.
GCCATTTATCGCGACTGTGCGTCGCTCCCACAATGACTTTCAGAGTAAATCTAAAAAAGGTCATGATTTTGGATTACGGATATGTTTTGGGTTTATATACTTCGATGTGCTGACGGGAGTTATTACACTGGGCATACCGATGACCTTGAAAGACGCATGGGACAACATGCGACCGGAGGATTCTCAGGGTATACGGCATCGCGTCGTCCTTTGGTCCTTGTGTGGTCGCAGGAATGTTTTACTCGTGAAGAAGCCTTGGCAGCAGAGAGACAAGTCAAAGGTTGGAGTCGTAAGAAAAAAGAAGCAATGATTAGTGGTGATTGGGATGAGGTTTCTCGGCTAGCGAAAAGTAAATCCGTTCATCCTTCGACAGGCTCAGGATGAACGGATTTACTTTCTGATGTCATTCAAACGAAGGGCTTAGGCCATGATTGACCATAACTTATTTATTATGCGATGCGGTTAATTTTTCCGTTCGTCCTGAGCCTAGTCGAAGGGCGAATGGAAAAATCCCAGCTTCTTGCGTCAAGCCATTTGATGAGATTCAGTATCAAGTGCAGAACCTAGGAAAAAGCTGGGCCAGTTATTTATGATATTTGCCTGAACACAAAACGACATGTCGCAAATGGCCGAAATTAACGAAGCAGAACCGTCGAGCAAGAAAGTGCAAAGTACGAGCGCGCAATTTTTGAGTTTTACCTTGGGTAAGGAAGAATATGGGGTCGATATATTGAGGGTGCAGGAAATCAGGAGCTGGGAGCCGGTTTCGCGTATTCCCAATGTGCCGGCCTATGAAAAAGGCGTGGTGAATTTGCGTGGCGCCATCGTGCCCATCATCGATTTGCGCGAGCGGTTTGGCTTGGGCCGCAGTCACTACACCCCGCTGACGGTGGTCGTGGTGTTGCAGGCGCAAATCCGCGACAAGACCCGGGTGATGGGGGTCGTGGTCGATGCCGTGTCCGACGTGATAGACGTCGATAAGAAGAGCATTCAGAGTTCGCCCAACTTCGGCGCGAAAGTCAGTACCGAGTTCATTACCGGTTTGGTTTCGGTGAATCAACGCATGGTGATGCTGTTGGATGTGGATAAATTATTGAAATTGGAAGGCGTGGACGATGACGATGAAAATTGAACGGCCAATAGCATGGCTATGTTTTGAGAGGGTTGGATAATGAAAATCAATCACCCGGTGACCGATCGCGAAGTGATGATGAAGCCAGGCACCATATTGGTGACCCGAACCA
Proteins encoded:
- a CDS encoding GIY-YIG nuclease family protein, yielding MFWVYILRCADGSYYTGHTDDLERRMGQHATGGFSGYTASRRPLVLVWSQECFTREEALAAERQVKGWSRKKKEAMISGDWDEVSRLAKSKSVHPSTGSG
- a CDS encoding chemotaxis protein CheW; translation: MAEINEAEPSSKKVQSTSAQFLSFTLGKEEYGVDILRVQEIRSWEPVSRIPNVPAYEKGVVNLRGAIVPIIDLRERFGLGRSHYTPLTVVVVLQAQIRDKTRVMGVVVDAVSDVIDVDKKSIQSSPNFGAKVSTEFITGLVSVNQRMVMLLDVDKLLKLEGVDDDDEN